A stretch of the Aegilops tauschii subsp. strangulata cultivar AL8/78 chromosome 4, Aet v6.0, whole genome shotgun sequence genome encodes the following:
- the LOC109756382 gene encoding protein neprosin-like — MFRLALIPQAIALCFFFHALQISGVRLFTAIQEENNSPPEDFLHGSAKRILTSLKSNSIEATTFGQESSSQDEAYTAGYYTSSRGPEASYYGLHATMDVYGHELKHGQWSSTTFWVSHYGDSNKSSYNEIQVGWHIRPERYGDSHPHFYTLWTRDGFETGCYNMDCPGFVRVNDAVIAPGDAIHPVSHVPGPIQNITLRVLKDKTSGDWWVYYGFNNIPTGVGYFPKSIFSYLAQKANVMSFGGFVKSTKALPTPPMGSGAFPNGGKGRAASFTDLRFINQDGNSSPITGNLTPLVTDGKCHSITPIDHARCFYGGPGGCVR; from the exons ATGTTTAGGCTTGCTCTAATTCCACAAGCGATTGCTCTATGTTTCTTTTTTCATGCTCTTCAAATAAGTGGTGTTCGGTTGTTTACTGCTATTCAAGAG GAAAATAATTCACCACCAGAAGATTTCCTCCATGGTTCAGCCAAACGAATTCTCACAAGTTTGAAGTCAAACTCCATTGAAGCAACAACTTTTGGACAAGAATCTAGTTCACAAGATGAAGCATAT ACTGCAGGATACTATACATCATCTAGAGGTCCTGAGGCCAGCTACTATGGCTTACATGCCACCATGGATGTGTATGGCCACGAATTAAAACATGGTCAGTGGAGTTCGACTACATTTTGGGTTTCTCATTACGGAGATAGTAATAAATCAAGCTATAATGAGATTCAAGTTGGCTGGCAT ATTCGTCCAGAACGCTATGGTGACTCACACCCTCACTTCTATACCTTATGGACG AGAGATGGGTTTGAAACCGGCTGCTACAACATGGACTGCCCTGGTTTTGTACGTGTAAATGACGCTGTTATAGCTCCAGGTGATGCTATACATCCGGTTTCTCATGTTCCTGGACCTATTCAAAATATCACTCTCAGAGTGCTTAAG GACAAGACAAGTGGTGACTGGTGGGTCTATTACGGCTTCAACAACATCCCCACAGGGGTGGGATATTTTCCAAAGTCCATATTCAGCTACTTAGCACAAAAGGCAAATGTAATGTCTTTTGGTGGATTTGTTAAATCTACAAAAGCACTTCCAACTCCTCCAATGGGCAGCGGCGCCTTCCCAAATGGTGGCAAGGGTCGCGCCGCATCATTCACTGACCTTCGATTCATCAACCAGGATGGGAATAGCAGCCCAATCACGGGAAACCTAAC